A part of Agrobacterium vitis genomic DNA contains:
- a CDS encoding invasion associated locus B family protein → MKIAKLVAIMVAANLASTVAFSQDGNGRPNAPSSLSETYEDWTVACAKRNESRVCSTFQRQVQQNGQQVLGIELTPAADKSIKGSLVLPFGLDLDKGVAFAIDDTPPGKSSRFSTCLPSGCLVSLTFTDKGANALKSGKSLKLIAYAYGAGTEVPFTISLKGLASGLDRIAVLSK, encoded by the coding sequence ATGAAGATCGCCAAACTTGTTGCGATCATGGTGGCCGCGAATCTTGCGTCCACCGTCGCTTTTTCACAAGACGGCAATGGTCGCCCCAATGCTCCGTCTTCGCTTTCCGAAACCTATGAGGATTGGACGGTTGCCTGCGCAAAGCGCAACGAAAGCCGCGTCTGCTCGACGTTTCAACGACAGGTGCAGCAAAATGGACAGCAGGTTCTTGGCATCGAACTCACGCCTGCTGCCGACAAGAGCATAAAGGGTTCGCTTGTTCTGCCTTTTGGGCTGGACCTGGATAAGGGGGTCGCATTTGCGATAGACGATACACCGCCTGGAAAGTCCTCGCGGTTTTCGACATGCCTTCCCTCCGGCTGCCTTGTATCCCTGACCTTTACGGATAAGGGTGCTAACGCATTGAAAAGTGGCAAATCGTTAAAACTCATTGCTTACGCTTATGGTGCAGGTACAGAGGTTCCGTTCACGATTTCCTTGAAAGGTCTGGCAAGTGGGCTCGACAGGATCGCCGTCCTGTCGAAATGA
- a CDS encoding ATP-binding response regulator: protein MRNDASFDTERAQAIMRIAVIFIVVAYVMPLVANGATPPEAHSFYWLFAIYIPYSFLLLLWIVLRPGVNMLRRTVVTLLDYAFTTFAMSVGGAPLFPIAALVVWHTVVSGLRFGPKHLLPATALALSSFAIATYFNVYWQQNPYVVLTFIMMAILAPSYTLAFLLRLQSAYAAEQEANLSKSRFLAHASHDLRQPIHAISLFTACLRDAGLKPDELAMVDNIDRSLQSVSRLFKSLLDISTLDSGKLIPQMETVAIADILNEVVDQNMEAAQKAGSQLRLVNCTHFVAIDRSLLNTILQNILSNAIKYAGGRKILIGCRRRGGSLTIQVYDQGPGIAPEHHLHIFEEFYQVRERGDKDVDGVGLGLAIVKRLGTLMGLQVSLKSVVGAGTAISVSGLKIAVPMKVLSAEQIAPSAANPAHGLRVLLVEDDEAVLLATASLLRKWGCTVQAETAIPSVLHHCDLLITDFDLGGRMTGTECIAKVRQLAGWKVPAVVMTGHAPSRVIEDIADSDIPILSKPVRPAELRSAILLPGIGVPLR from the coding sequence ATGCGCAACGATGCCTCGTTCGACACCGAGCGGGCGCAGGCGATCATGCGCATCGCCGTTATTTTCATAGTCGTCGCCTATGTCATGCCTCTGGTTGCAAATGGCGCGACGCCTCCCGAAGCCCACAGTTTCTATTGGCTGTTTGCGATCTACATCCCCTATTCATTCTTGCTGCTCCTGTGGATCGTTCTGCGGCCAGGCGTCAACATGCTGCGGCGAACCGTCGTTACGCTGCTCGACTACGCATTCACGACATTTGCAATGTCTGTCGGCGGTGCGCCACTTTTTCCGATTGCAGCACTTGTCGTCTGGCATACGGTTGTCAGCGGCTTACGTTTCGGCCCCAAGCATTTGCTTCCGGCCACAGCATTGGCGTTGAGTTCTTTCGCAATTGCCACTTATTTCAATGTCTATTGGCAGCAGAACCCTTATGTCGTGCTGACATTCATAATGATGGCAATTCTCGCCCCATCTTACACGCTGGCATTCTTGCTTCGGCTGCAAAGTGCCTATGCCGCCGAGCAGGAAGCAAACCTGTCGAAATCGCGGTTTCTTGCCCATGCGAGCCATGACCTTCGCCAGCCTATCCACGCCATCAGCCTGTTTACGGCTTGCTTGCGCGACGCGGGGCTGAAACCGGACGAACTGGCAATGGTCGACAATATCGATCGATCGCTGCAAAGCGTGTCACGGCTCTTCAAATCCTTGCTCGATATTTCCACCCTGGACAGCGGCAAACTGATCCCGCAGATGGAAACGGTAGCGATTGCCGATATCCTCAACGAGGTTGTCGATCAGAATATGGAGGCCGCACAAAAAGCCGGATCACAGTTACGGCTCGTCAATTGCACCCATTTTGTTGCGATTGATCGGTCTTTGCTGAATACAATTCTGCAAAATATCCTGAGCAATGCGATTAAATATGCCGGAGGCCGTAAAATCCTGATCGGCTGCCGCCGTAGGGGTGGCAGCCTGACCATTCAGGTCTATGACCAGGGCCCCGGCATTGCGCCAGAGCATCACCTTCACATATTCGAGGAGTTTTATCAGGTCCGTGAGCGGGGCGACAAGGATGTCGACGGGGTTGGTCTGGGGTTGGCAATCGTCAAGCGCCTCGGCACCCTCATGGGTTTGCAGGTCTCATTAAAGTCTGTCGTCGGAGCGGGAACGGCGATCTCCGTATCGGGATTGAAGATTGCCGTCCCCATGAAGGTTTTGAGCGCGGAGCAAATAGCGCCATCCGCTGCCAATCCGGCTCATGGCCTGCGCGTGCTGCTTGTTGAAGACGATGAGGCAGTGCTGCTTGCCACAGCCAGCCTGCTGCGCAAATGGGGCTGTACGGTTCAGGCCGAAACAGCGATACCCTCCGTGCTGCACCATTGCGATCTGCTGATAACGGATTTTGACCTCGGCGGCCGCATGACCGGCACGGAATGTATCGCCAAGGTCCGCCAGCTTGCCGGTTGGAAAGTCCCGGCAGTGGTGATGACGGGACACGCTCCCTCGAGAGTGATCGAGGATATTGCCGACAGTGACATACCGATCCTCTCGAAGCCGGTTCGCCCCGCCGAGCTTCGATCGGCAATCCTGCTACCTGGAATCGGAGTTCCGCTCCGATGA
- a CDS encoding M20 aminoacylase family protein, whose translation MNIAIDSPLVQDRGLRKIRAYLDDIIAFRRELHQNPELAFQEKRTSNLVVSYLASFGYQVEHGIAGTGIVASLKKGSGGRVIGLRADMDALPIHEATGLAYASRAKGVMHACGHDGHTAILVAAARYLAETSEFDGTVRLIFQPAEEIGAGAKKLLAEGLFERFPVDAVFGLHNWPDVPAGHFGFVPGPAMASVDQVHITVIGKGGHGAEPHRGVDPVLASASLITALQSIVSRNVDPREMAVITVGSIHGGSASNVIPESVELKLTVRTFSEAIRQQLSERIPVLARAQAESFGARAEVDYRFGFPPVLNHADETAFARQVALQTFGDDKVIADFKPRTASEDFAFLLQARPGSYLFVGNGDSAPLHSASYDFNDEIILPAAHYWVRLVESYLSSPASTTII comes from the coding sequence ATGAACATCGCCATTGACAGCCCCCTGGTGCAAGACCGGGGGCTAAGGAAAATCCGTGCCTATCTGGATGATATCATCGCCTTCCGGCGGGAACTCCATCAAAATCCGGAATTGGCTTTTCAAGAAAAGCGCACCAGCAATCTGGTCGTCTCCTATCTGGCCTCCTTTGGCTATCAGGTGGAGCATGGGATTGCCGGAACGGGTATTGTCGCCAGCCTGAAAAAGGGGAGTGGCGGCCGTGTCATCGGTCTTCGCGCCGATATGGACGCCTTGCCCATTCACGAAGCGACAGGGCTTGCCTATGCCAGCCGCGCCAAAGGCGTCATGCATGCCTGCGGCCATGACGGGCATACCGCCATCCTGGTTGCGGCGGCCCGCTATCTGGCCGAGACGAGTGAATTCGATGGCACGGTGCGGCTGATTTTTCAGCCCGCCGAAGAGATCGGCGCGGGCGCGAAGAAATTGCTGGCCGAGGGCCTGTTCGAGCGCTTTCCCGTCGATGCGGTGTTTGGTCTGCACAATTGGCCGGATGTTCCCGCCGGTCATTTCGGCTTCGTGCCGGGTCCGGCCATGGCCTCCGTCGATCAGGTCCATATTACCGTAATCGGCAAGGGCGGCCATGGGGCGGAACCGCATCGCGGCGTCGATCCGGTGCTGGCGTCGGCCTCGCTGATCACTGCCCTGCAAAGCATCGTATCGCGCAATGTCGATCCGCGCGAAATGGCGGTGATTACCGTCGGCTCGATCCATGGCGGTTCGGCGTCCAATGTCATTCCTGAAAGCGTCGAGCTGAAGCTGACGGTGCGCACGTTCAGCGAAGCCATCCGGCAGCAGCTCAGCGAACGCATTCCGGTACTGGCGCGTGCCCAGGCCGAAAGCTTCGGGGCGCGGGCGGAGGTCGATTATCGCTTCGGTTTTCCGCCCGTTCTCAATCATGCCGATGAAACCGCCTTTGCCCGCCAGGTGGCGCTGCAAACTTTCGGTGACGACAAGGTGATTGCCGATTTCAAGCCGCGCACCGCAAGCGAGGACTTTGCTTTTCTGCTGCAAGCGCGGCCCGGCAGCTATCTGTTCGTCGGCAATGGCGATAGCGCCCCACTGCACAGTGCTTCCTACGACTTCAACGACGAGATCATTCTGCCCGCCGCTCACTACTGGGTGCGGCTGGTGGAGAGCTACCTGTCGTCCCCGGCCTCGACCACGATTATCTAG
- a CDS encoding GNAT family N-acetyltransferase, whose translation MCTAMTDTFVYTSPLDPLAKPLIDDLIREYDGRYGTFFSAEGAVAEINRYPAEAFQPPFGNFLLLLRDGQPISGGAFKFYDETTAEFKRIWTHPDYRRQGLARIVLAELEIQAARQGYGRIYLTTGFRQPEAVGLYLTNGYSALFDPAVDPEIHRTLPFEKDIRRLALGNEKPQLRPERRAVSA comes from the coding sequence ATGTGTACCGCCATGACCGATACCTTCGTTTACACCTCTCCGCTCGATCCCTTGGCCAAGCCGCTGATCGACGATCTGATCCGTGAATATGACGGCCGCTACGGAACGTTTTTCAGCGCGGAAGGCGCGGTAGCGGAAATCAACCGTTATCCTGCGGAAGCCTTTCAGCCACCGTTCGGCAATTTCCTGCTGCTGCTGCGCGATGGCCAGCCGATCAGCGGCGGTGCTTTCAAGTTCTATGACGAGACCACTGCCGAGTTCAAACGCATCTGGACCCATCCCGATTATCGGCGTCAGGGCCTCGCACGCATCGTGCTGGCAGAACTGGAAATCCAGGCGGCCCGGCAGGGCTATGGACGGATCTATCTCACCACCGGTTTTCGCCAGCCGGAGGCGGTTGGGCTCTACCTGACGAATGGCTATAGCGCCCTGTTCGATCCGGCGGTCGATCCCGAAATCCATCGGACACTGCCCTTCGAGAAGGATATCCGCCGTCTCGCCTTGGGCAATGAAAAGCCGCAGCTTCGCCCGGAGCGCCGCGCGGTCTCGGCATAG
- the katG gene encoding catalase/peroxidase HPI, with amino-acid sequence MDTKVETGGKCPVAHGAPGAKGRGNRDWWPEQLDVQILHQKNKIADPMGPDFDYAEEFRKLDYEALKSDLHALMTDSQDWWPADFGHYGGLFVRMAWHSAGTYRITDGRGGAGAGQQRFAPLNSWPDNANLDKARRLLWPIKQKYGNKISWADLFVLTGNVALESMGFKTFGFAGGRADTWEPEELFWGPEGTWLGDERYSGERQLSEPLGAVQMGLIYVNPEGPNGNPDPIAAARDIRETFSRMAMNDEETVALIAGGHTFGKTHGAGDPSLIGAEPEGGALEDQGLGWKSKFGTGFGADTITGGPEVTWTQTPTRWSNFFFENLFNFEWELTKSPAGAHQWKAKNAEASIPDAHDPSKKHLPSMLTTDLSLRFDPAYEKISRRFLENPDQFADAFARAWFKLTHRDMGPKVRYVGPEVPSEDLIWQDVIPPVDHPLVDDRDVADLKAKVLASGLSVQELVSTAWSSASTFRGSDKRGGANGARIRLAPQKDWDVNHPAQLAKVLSVLEGIQQEFNTAQSGGKKISLADLIVLAGAAGVEKAAKAGGHDVTVPFTPGRTDASQEQTDVASFNALKPRADAFRNYLSGHQFMKPEEALVDRARLLTLTAPEMTVLIGGLRVLKAGQPEHGVLTRNPEALTNDFFVNLLDMRTQWAPVAGKEGVYEGRDRKSGELLWTGTRVDLIFGSHSQLRALAEVYAQSDIKEKFVKDFVAAWTKVMNADRFDLV; translated from the coding sequence ATGGATACCAAGGTTGAAACTGGTGGAAAATGTCCGGTTGCACACGGGGCACCCGGCGCGAAAGGTCGGGGCAACCGCGATTGGTGGCCTGAACAGCTCGATGTGCAGATCCTTCACCAAAAGAACAAGATCGCCGATCCGATGGGTCCTGACTTCGATTATGCGGAAGAATTCAGGAAGCTCGACTATGAAGCTCTGAAGAGCGATCTGCATGCGCTGATGACGGATTCTCAGGATTGGTGGCCAGCCGACTTCGGCCATTACGGCGGTCTCTTCGTCCGCATGGCATGGCACAGCGCCGGCACCTATCGCATCACCGATGGCCGCGGTGGTGCAGGCGCCGGGCAGCAGCGTTTCGCGCCGCTCAACAGCTGGCCGGACAATGCCAATCTGGACAAGGCACGTCGCCTGCTCTGGCCGATCAAGCAGAAATACGGCAACAAGATTTCCTGGGCCGATCTCTTCGTTCTGACCGGCAATGTCGCCCTGGAATCCATGGGCTTCAAGACCTTTGGTTTCGCTGGCGGCCGCGCCGACACATGGGAACCGGAAGAGTTGTTCTGGGGTCCGGAAGGCACCTGGCTGGGTGATGAACGCTACAGTGGCGAACGCCAGCTGTCCGAGCCGCTCGGCGCCGTGCAGATGGGTCTTATCTACGTCAACCCGGAAGGCCCCAATGGCAATCCCGATCCGATCGCTGCGGCCCGTGACATCCGCGAAACGTTCAGCCGTATGGCAATGAACGACGAGGAAACCGTCGCGTTGATCGCTGGCGGCCACACGTTCGGAAAAACGCATGGCGCGGGCGACCCGTCTTTGATCGGCGCCGAGCCGGAAGGCGGCGCGCTTGAAGACCAGGGCCTGGGCTGGAAAAGCAAGTTCGGCACGGGTTTCGGCGCAGACACGATCACCGGCGGACCGGAAGTCACCTGGACGCAGACCCCGACCCGTTGGAGCAATTTCTTCTTCGAAAACCTGTTCAACTTCGAATGGGAACTGACAAAAAGCCCGGCTGGCGCCCATCAGTGGAAGGCAAAGAACGCCGAGGCCTCCATCCCGGATGCCCATGATCCGTCCAAGAAGCATCTTCCAAGCATGCTGACGACAGACCTGTCGCTGCGTTTCGATCCGGCTTACGAGAAGATCTCGCGCCGCTTCCTGGAAAACCCCGATCAGTTCGCTGACGCTTTCGCCCGCGCCTGGTTCAAGTTGACCCACCGCGACATGGGGCCAAAGGTTCGTTATGTCGGTCCGGAAGTGCCGTCAGAAGATCTCATCTGGCAGGATGTCATTCCTCCCGTCGATCATCCGCTTGTCGACGATAGGGATGTGGCCGATCTGAAGGCCAAGGTTCTGGCGTCTGGCCTTTCGGTGCAGGAACTGGTTTCGACAGCATGGTCATCGGCTTCGACTTTCCGGGGCTCTGACAAGCGCGGCGGTGCCAATGGCGCCCGCATCCGTCTTGCTCCGCAGAAGGACTGGGACGTCAACCACCCGGCGCAGCTTGCCAAGGTCCTTAGCGTTCTCGAAGGAATCCAGCAGGAATTCAATACCGCCCAATCTGGAGGTAAAAAGATTTCCCTGGCCGATCTGATCGTGCTTGCCGGTGCAGCAGGCGTCGAGAAAGCAGCCAAGGCTGGCGGTCACGATGTGACCGTTCCGTTTACCCCAGGCCGGACAGATGCGTCGCAGGAGCAGACCGATGTCGCCTCCTTCAATGCCTTGAAGCCACGCGCCGATGCTTTCCGCAACTATCTGAGCGGGCATCAATTCATGAAGCCCGAAGAAGCGCTTGTCGACCGTGCACGGCTTCTGACCCTGACAGCACCTGAAATGACCGTTCTCATCGGTGGTCTGCGCGTGTTGAAGGCCGGCCAGCCGGAACATGGTGTCCTCACCCGCAATCCCGAGGCGCTGACGAATGATTTCTTCGTCAACCTGCTCGACATGCGCACGCAGTGGGCGCCGGTTGCAGGCAAGGAAGGCGTCTATGAAGGTCGAGATCGCAAGAGCGGCGAACTGCTTTGGACCGGGACGCGCGTCGATCTGATCTTCGGATCGCACTCGCAGCTTCGCGCATTGGCGGAAGTCTATGCGCAGTCGGACATCAAGGAAAAGTTCGTCAAAGACTTCGTTGCTGCCTGGACGAAAGTGATGAACGCCGATCGTTTCGATCTGGTCTGA
- a CDS encoding LLM class flavin-dependent oxidoreductase, translating to MSKKSINFGVMLHGPGGHMNAWKHPGVPADASVNFPFYVETARKAEAAGLAFAFVADGLYINEHSIPHFLNRFEPIAILSALAASTSKIGLVGTISTSYSDPFTVARQFASIDHISGGRAGWNAVTTPLEGSGRNYSREHPEHSLRYQIAEEYLDVVKGLWDSWDDDAFVRNRDTGAFFDREKLHRLDHKGRFFRVEGPLNIGRSRQGQPVVFQAGSSDSGIHLAGKHADAVFTNGASFEEGQVFAKQVKQSAIAQGRSASDVLIFPGIGPIVGATQEEADEKYRAISALVTIEEALLFLGRFFDHHDFRQYPLDEPFPELGDLGKNSFRSTTDKIKKGAREKGQTLREVALEAATPRSTFVGTPGRIADEIIRWVDGGAADGFILGFPVITEGLDDFVAHVLPRLEARGYFDRNFQGDTLRDHLGLPFRESRYASKSDDQTTRAAS from the coding sequence ATGAGCAAGAAATCCATCAATTTTGGCGTGATGTTGCACGGCCCGGGCGGTCACATGAATGCCTGGAAACACCCAGGCGTGCCAGCTGACGCCAGCGTCAACTTTCCCTTCTATGTGGAGACGGCCCGCAAGGCGGAAGCCGCTGGCCTCGCCTTCGCCTTCGTCGCCGACGGACTGTATATCAACGAGCATTCCATTCCGCATTTTCTCAACCGGTTCGAGCCGATTGCCATTCTCTCCGCGCTCGCCGCATCCACCTCAAAAATCGGGCTGGTCGGGACGATTTCCACCTCCTATTCGGACCCGTTTACCGTCGCCCGGCAATTTGCCTCTATCGATCATATCAGCGGCGGACGGGCCGGTTGGAATGCGGTGACCACGCCGCTGGAAGGTTCCGGTCGCAATTACAGTCGTGAACATCCCGAGCATTCGCTGCGCTACCAGATTGCCGAGGAATATCTGGATGTCGTCAAGGGCCTTTGGGACAGCTGGGACGATGACGCCTTCGTGCGCAACCGCGATACGGGGGCGTTCTTTGATCGGGAAAAGCTGCATCGGCTGGACCATAAGGGCCGCTTCTTCCGCGTCGAGGGTCCGCTCAATATTGGCCGCTCCCGGCAGGGTCAACCGGTGGTGTTTCAGGCTGGCTCCTCGGATTCCGGCATTCATCTGGCGGGCAAACATGCCGATGCGGTCTTTACCAATGGCGCAAGTTTCGAAGAAGGGCAGGTCTTTGCCAAGCAGGTCAAACAGAGCGCCATTGCCCAAGGCCGTAGCGCCAGCGATGTGCTGATTTTCCCCGGTATCGGGCCGATTGTTGGCGCAACGCAGGAAGAAGCGGATGAAAAATATCGGGCAATCAGCGCTTTGGTGACGATTGAAGAAGCATTGCTGTTTTTGGGCCGGTTCTTCGATCATCATGATTTCCGCCAGTATCCGCTGGATGAGCCTTTCCCGGAGCTTGGCGATCTCGGCAAAAACAGTTTCCGCTCCACCACCGACAAGATCAAGAAAGGCGCCAGGGAAAAGGGCCAGACCTTGCGCGAAGTGGCGCTGGAAGCCGCAACGCCCCGCAGCACCTTTGTCGGCACACCGGGCCGGATCGCTGATGAGATCATTCGCTGGGTCGATGGCGGTGCCGCCGATGGGTTCATCCTGGGCTTTCCGGTCATCACGGAAGGGTTGGATGACTTTGTCGCCCATGTGCTGCCACGCCTTGAAGCGCGGGGCTATTTTGATCGCAATTTCCAGGGTGACACGTTGCGAGATCATCTCGGTCTGCCCTTCCGTGAAAGCCGCTATGCCTCGAAATCAGACGATCAGACAACAAGGGCAGCCAGCTAG
- a CDS encoding MsnO8 family LLM class oxidoreductase: protein MTYALSLLDKSPVEPGAVAADALKATVALALRAEDLGYRRFWLAEHHNLPALASSAPEALIAYLLARTSRLKIGSGGVMLQHYSAYKVAETFNLLAALAPGRVDLGVGKAPGGFPHATRALQAGRKAAAPADFEEQLEDLNRYLLADAAAANALLATPVPSVPAERFLLGASVASAKLAASKGWTLVFAGHLNGDQHNLQETFDVYRRETGGKVPVLALAALAADAQETARSLVADIKIFKVILANGQSVNVGNPEQAAEFARQSGVSDYRVEEKTPHVLAGTGEQVRNELDALHSKLGVSEFIIDIPVPQAAFRLKTIELIAGSRLSLAA, encoded by the coding sequence ATGACCTATGCCCTTAGCCTGCTTGACAAAAGCCCGGTCGAACCGGGTGCTGTTGCCGCCGATGCCCTGAAAGCCACGGTCGCTCTTGCTCTGCGCGCCGAAGACCTTGGCTATCGGCGCTTCTGGCTTGCGGAACATCACAACCTGCCGGCGCTTGCCAGTTCGGCGCCAGAGGCGCTGATCGCCTATCTCCTGGCCAGGACGTCGCGGCTCAAGATCGGTTCTGGCGGCGTCATGCTTCAGCATTACAGCGCCTATAAGGTTGCAGAAACCTTCAACCTCCTGGCTGCTCTGGCGCCGGGCCGGGTCGATCTGGGGGTCGGCAAGGCACCCGGTGGATTTCCGCATGCTACTCGTGCCCTGCAAGCTGGCCGGAAAGCGGCTGCGCCTGCTGATTTCGAGGAGCAGCTTGAGGATTTGAACCGCTATCTGCTGGCGGATGCCGCTGCTGCCAATGCCTTGCTGGCAACGCCGGTGCCGTCCGTTCCGGCAGAGCGCTTCCTGCTTGGCGCCAGTGTTGCCAGTGCAAAATTGGCTGCGTCAAAAGGCTGGACTCTGGTTTTCGCCGGTCATCTGAATGGCGACCAGCACAATCTGCAGGAGACTTTCGATGTTTACCGTCGTGAGACCGGCGGCAAGGTTCCCGTTCTGGCTTTGGCTGCATTGGCTGCCGACGCGCAAGAGACAGCGCGAAGCCTGGTGGCTGACATCAAGATTTTCAAGGTGATTTTGGCCAATGGTCAAAGCGTCAATGTCGGTAATCCCGAACAGGCCGCCGAGTTTGCGCGTCAGTCCGGCGTGTCGGATTACCGGGTTGAAGAAAAGACCCCGCATGTTCTGGCAGGCACGGGCGAGCAGGTCCGCAACGAGCTGGATGCTCTACATTCCAAGCTCGGAGTGAGCGAATTTATCATCGACATCCCCGTTCCGCAGGCGGCTTTCCGGCTCAAGACGATTGAGCTGATTGCCGGTTCGCGCCTGTCTCTCGCAGCCTGA
- a CDS encoding LuxR C-terminal-related transcriptional regulator, which translates to MTDEFIIIADDHPIFREGIFALVRQLLPNSKIASTDTLDAALEIARANPFPPSMFILDLFFEGNSIVSNLRALREEFRLASIVVVTMASDKALVDTVMNAGINGFINKAALPDEIKEILRAVREGDVVVQVPVSTNAIASYASPTLSQRQLDVLHLLAEGRTNKEIAIILGISPFTVRIHVSAIFRALGVATRAGAVTKGIAMGLVPTSPGSSERNSDSR; encoded by the coding sequence ATGACTGACGAATTCATTATTATCGCTGATGATCACCCGATATTCCGGGAGGGCATTTTCGCTTTGGTTCGGCAGCTTCTGCCGAATTCAAAAATTGCGTCCACCGACACGCTCGACGCCGCTCTTGAAATTGCAAGAGCCAATCCTTTCCCGCCCAGCATGTTCATCCTGGACCTGTTTTTTGAGGGAAACAGTATCGTATCGAATTTGCGCGCGCTTCGCGAAGAGTTTCGCCTGGCGTCGATCGTCGTGGTCACCATGGCCAGCGACAAAGCTTTGGTCGATACCGTCATGAATGCCGGGATCAATGGGTTCATCAATAAAGCAGCCCTGCCGGATGAGATTAAGGAAATCCTGCGGGCGGTTCGTGAAGGTGACGTCGTTGTTCAGGTGCCGGTATCGACGAACGCCATTGCCAGTTATGCCAGCCCGACGCTAAGCCAACGCCAGCTCGATGTTTTGCACCTCCTTGCCGAGGGTCGGACCAATAAGGAGATCGCCATCATTCTTGGTATTTCCCCTTTCACGGTTCGCATCCATGTCTCGGCTATTTTCCGCGCACTTGGCGTGGCGACCCGCGCCGGCGCCGTGACCAAGGGGATTGCCATGGGATTGGTGCCGACCTCTCCTGGCTCATCGGAGCGGAACTCCGATTCCAGGTAG